A genomic stretch from Puniceicoccus vermicola includes:
- the urtA gene encoding urea ABC transporter substrate-binding protein gives MHQSFRKLLRSFRAGALVSAGALLGLHAQADEDDTVKVGILHSLSGTMAISETSLRDVLLFAIDEINADGGVLGKQIEPIVVDGASDWPLFAEKAKQLLVQDEVAVTFGCWTSVSRKSVLPVFEEYDGLLFYPVQYEGEEQSPNIFYTAEAVNQQAIPAVDFLLEEGRDKFYLIGTDYVYPQTTNLVLLEYLLSKGIPLRNIGGGLRKDADGEVISAGTYTPFGHTDYQQIMADIKKFAASGDAAVINTINGDSNVAFFKEYAAAGLTAEEVPVVSFSLSEDEFRSLPAEDLVGQLGCWTYFMSLDTPENEEFVANFQDWLQTADVDGLERDGRVTCSPMVLSYDGVYLWKKAVEKAGSFDVDKVISALESGISFDGPGGTVTTQENHHLTKNVYIGETLPDGQFEVIESFDDVYGEPFLKGTFSEE, from the coding sequence ATGCATCAATCATTTCGTAAACTCTTACGCAGTTTCCGTGCGGGCGCTCTTGTGTCTGCCGGCGCGCTTCTGGGCCTCCATGCCCAGGCGGACGAGGATGACACCGTTAAAGTCGGTATTCTCCACTCCTTGAGTGGAACCATGGCCATCAGTGAGACCTCTCTACGGGACGTTTTGCTCTTCGCAATCGATGAAATCAACGCAGACGGCGGCGTTCTCGGTAAGCAGATCGAACCCATTGTGGTCGATGGTGCTTCTGATTGGCCGCTCTTTGCAGAGAAAGCCAAGCAGCTTCTCGTCCAAGACGAGGTTGCGGTTACCTTCGGTTGTTGGACTTCCGTGAGCCGCAAGTCGGTTCTTCCGGTCTTCGAAGAGTATGACGGTCTTCTGTTCTACCCGGTTCAATACGAAGGGGAAGAGCAGTCGCCGAATATCTTCTATACGGCGGAAGCAGTGAATCAGCAGGCAATCCCTGCGGTTGACTTCCTCCTCGAAGAAGGACGCGACAAGTTCTACCTGATTGGCACCGACTATGTCTACCCGCAGACCACCAACCTCGTGTTGTTGGAATACCTTCTCTCGAAGGGCATTCCTCTCCGCAACATCGGTGGCGGTCTTCGCAAGGACGCGGACGGTGAGGTGATCTCAGCCGGAACCTACACTCCGTTCGGTCACACCGACTATCAGCAAATCATGGCGGACATCAAAAAGTTCGCAGCTAGCGGAGACGCAGCCGTCATCAATACCATCAACGGTGACTCGAACGTGGCATTCTTCAAAGAGTATGCTGCTGCCGGTCTTACCGCGGAAGAGGTGCCGGTCGTTTCCTTTAGTCTGTCCGAGGACGAGTTCCGAAGCCTTCCGGCTGAAGACCTCGTCGGACAGCTCGGTTGCTGGACCTACTTCATGTCCCTCGATACTCCGGAAAACGAAGAGTTTGTCGCCAACTTCCAAGATTGGCTCCAGACTGCTGACGTGGATGGTCTCGAACGGGACGGTCGTGTGACTTGCAGCCCCATGGTCCTCTCCTACGACGGGGTGTATCTCTGGAAGAAAGCTGTGGAAAAAGCGGGGAGCTTCGACGTGGATAAGGTGATTTCAGCTCTGGAGAGCGGCATCTCCTTCGATGGCCCTGGCGGCACTGTGACCACCCAGGAAAACCATCACCTGACGAAGAACGTCTACATCGGTGAGACGCTTCCCGATGGTCAGTTCGAAGTCATTGAATCATTCGACGACGTCTACGGTGAACCCTTCCTAAAGGGCACCTTCTCGGAGGAGTAA
- a CDS encoding ExbD/TolR family protein gives MRRKPAEPEAFQMAPMIDMVFLLLVFFMTVSNLAQAEKRIKLDLPESEQADVPEDLSDRTAISVKADGTVYWGARLVSIDELPEVLEPLVAETPDLRVQVRADQDTPFSEIKKVLKACAQAGAYNVIYSTYQSD, from the coding sequence ATGCGCAGAAAGCCCGCCGAACCGGAAGCCTTTCAAATGGCACCGATGATCGATATGGTCTTCCTCCTCCTTGTCTTCTTTATGACCGTGAGCAACCTCGCCCAAGCCGAGAAGAGGATCAAACTCGATCTCCCGGAAAGTGAGCAAGCGGACGTTCCGGAAGATCTCTCCGATCGCACGGCAATCTCGGTCAAGGCGGACGGCACTGTATATTGGGGGGCACGTCTAGTATCGATTGACGAACTCCCCGAGGTCCTCGAGCCCCTCGTGGCCGAAACTCCGGATCTCCGCGTTCAAGTACGAGCGGATCAAGATACACCGTTTTCCGAAATCAAGAAGGTGCTGAAAGCCTGCGCTCAGGCAGGCGCTTACAACGTCATCTACTCCACCTATCAATCGGATTAG
- a CDS encoding ExbD/TolR family protein produces the protein MARLKKKAQPKPEIQIAPMIDCVFLLLIYFMVSATLEKQEADLSFELPGTVEQSEPVEMPDEQIIEIRADGQVIVNEFAYDSPDSPRFQELAAMLTRFKEASSANQVDAIVTISPADLALHQSIIKVMDAISIAGIDSVNFSLSESSGV, from the coding sequence ATGGCCCGTCTGAAGAAAAAAGCGCAACCCAAGCCGGAGATCCAGATCGCTCCGATGATCGACTGCGTCTTCCTCCTTCTCATTTATTTTATGGTCTCGGCCACACTTGAAAAGCAGGAGGCCGACCTTTCCTTCGAGCTTCCCGGCACCGTCGAACAGTCCGAGCCGGTGGAGATGCCCGACGAACAAATCATCGAGATTCGAGCCGATGGTCAGGTGATCGTTAACGAGTTCGCCTACGATTCTCCCGACTCCCCCCGATTTCAGGAGCTAGCGGCCATGCTCACCCGCTTTAAGGAAGCTTCGAGCGCCAATCAGGTTGACGCCATCGTCACCATCTCTCCCGCCGACCTAGCTCTTCACCAAAGCATCATCAAGGTCATGGACGCCATTTCCATCGCCGGAATCGATTCCGTCAATTTCTCACTGAGCGAATCGAGCGGAGTCTAG
- a CDS encoding tetratricopeptide repeat protein — MKPPPLAGHCFWMLLFGAIALQAVEKGARPEPMSDDPAVREQFSRGLDLHQEGVAGDEDAVIEAQEIFEEILAENPDDARAQVFLGNLYVLRARDAIFYKKMDWLKKGVATIDDAVAAAPEDPDVRSVRAINSYQLPRIFGRRDVAEEDFGVLLDWAREDPERYSDSLLRFVYFHAGLFEDKVGDEEEAKTLFELALSVPSDSVSDEAIREAIEDL, encoded by the coding sequence ATGAAACCTCCCCCTCTTGCTGGTCATTGCTTTTGGATGTTGCTGTTCGGAGCGATTGCGCTTCAGGCGGTGGAGAAGGGGGCCCGACCCGAGCCGATGTCCGACGATCCCGCGGTGCGGGAGCAGTTCTCGCGAGGCCTCGATCTTCATCAGGAGGGAGTGGCGGGTGACGAGGATGCCGTCATCGAGGCGCAAGAAATTTTTGAAGAGATATTGGCCGAGAATCCGGATGACGCTCGAGCTCAGGTCTTTCTCGGCAATCTATACGTTCTGCGGGCGCGGGATGCGATTTTCTACAAGAAGATGGATTGGCTGAAAAAGGGGGTAGCCACCATTGACGATGCGGTGGCCGCGGCTCCCGAGGATCCGGATGTTCGCTCGGTGCGCGCAATCAATAGCTACCAGCTTCCGCGGATTTTTGGACGCCGTGATGTCGCCGAAGAGGATTTTGGTGTTCTGCTCGATTGGGCGCGGGAGGATCCTGAGCGTTATTCGGACTCTCTTCTTCGTTTTGTCTACTTTCACGCCGGGCTTTTTGAGGATAAGGTCGGCGACGAGGAGGAGGCGAAGACCCTCTTTGAATTGGCGTTATCCGTCCCTTCTGACAGCGTCTCCGACGAAGCCATCCGCGAAGCCATTGAAGACCTTTGA
- a CDS encoding 3'-5' exonuclease, with amino-acid sequence MVELARFWNEAHAAGFESVYAMDFEGGDRTGVVEYGVVEITAEGIRQTWTGLCGPASVVPAWESDTHGLYQEDLTGKPPFSDFWELFRDLRRSGPFLAHSAQVEDRFLRRQWRTPGEVTDWSFAGRSVIEWGPWLDSCGLFRTLRPGGSASLGDLVAAEGLVEPLDGLAVDRCPEKRACWHAALYDSMASALLFERVVAEKPDWSLGRMFRESQGRGEAPAEQIDLF; translated from the coding sequence ATGGTGGAATTGGCCAGATTTTGGAACGAAGCCCATGCCGCGGGCTTCGAGTCCGTTTATGCCATGGATTTCGAGGGAGGGGACCGGACCGGGGTCGTCGAATATGGAGTCGTCGAGATCACCGCCGAGGGCATTCGGCAGACCTGGACCGGGCTCTGCGGGCCCGCTTCCGTGGTTCCGGCTTGGGAGAGCGATACCCATGGTCTCTACCAAGAGGATCTGACCGGAAAACCACCGTTCTCCGATTTTTGGGAACTTTTTCGGGATCTGCGCAGAAGTGGACCCTTTTTAGCGCATTCCGCTCAGGTGGAGGATCGGTTTCTCCGTCGGCAGTGGCGCACGCCGGGGGAGGTCACCGATTGGTCCTTTGCTGGGCGTTCGGTCATTGAGTGGGGTCCTTGGCTGGATAGTTGCGGGCTCTTTCGCACCCTCCGGCCCGGCGGCTCGGCCAGTCTGGGTGATTTGGTGGCTGCCGAAGGATTGGTCGAGCCGCTGGATGGGCTTGCCGTCGATCGCTGTCCCGAGAAACGCGCCTGCTGGCATGCCGCCCTCTATGACAGCATGGCCAGTGCCTTGCTTTTCGAGAGGGTCGTCGCCGAGAAGCCGGACTGGAGCCTCGGTCGGATGTTCCGCGAGAGCCAAGGTCGAGGCGAAGCCCCCGCCGAGCAGATCGATCTCTTCTAG
- a CDS encoding PEGA domain-containing protein, which produces MKALTLFLILPLISMASEGSSIFIVSRTADTEIDSTEAGDFRDALAAELAGYGFTSAVRSDQFAEETGSEKINDASTLNQARQANAPYALVSTLRDLKSEVREYSGNDVQTSNRIYSLSFSYRLLSATDGTVLTGGNGSVRKTFRATQGAVTVDSSTTGELIGLAATRIAEEVSSALQPTDLVETPSEATSVNFSITARGMGMSIPEVTELDSGELYVTGDRNDITLDAVTVLIDGVAVGSAPGELESSPGLHEITLQREGFDDWTRTVNIRPDLDLTVRMSATDAEIKRFRQQSAFLESLRTQRVLTDAEAEKIRGIAQMFSQSGFRWDIQQDIKVDTDEAVKIEQNNRTLMGDNKTED; this is translated from the coding sequence ATGAAAGCACTCACCCTTTTCCTAATCCTTCCTCTGATCTCGATGGCCTCCGAGGGCAGCTCGATTTTCATCGTTTCCCGCACCGCGGACACCGAGATCGATTCGACCGAAGCCGGAGACTTCCGAGACGCACTGGCCGCCGAGCTCGCCGGCTACGGATTCACCTCCGCAGTTCGCTCTGACCAATTCGCCGAAGAAACCGGATCGGAGAAGATCAATGATGCTTCGACCCTCAATCAGGCTCGCCAAGCGAATGCCCCCTACGCTCTGGTCTCCACCCTTCGCGACCTCAAATCCGAAGTCCGCGAGTATTCCGGCAACGACGTCCAGACATCCAATCGGATCTATTCCCTCTCCTTTTCCTACCGCCTTCTAAGCGCCACGGACGGAACCGTCCTCACCGGTGGCAATGGATCGGTCCGCAAGACCTTCCGAGCCACTCAAGGCGCAGTCACCGTTGACTCGAGCACCACCGGAGAATTGATCGGCCTCGCCGCTACCCGGATTGCCGAAGAAGTGTCCTCGGCCCTGCAGCCGACCGATCTGGTCGAAACACCCAGCGAAGCCACCAGCGTGAATTTTTCCATCACGGCCCGGGGAATGGGCATGTCCATCCCTGAAGTCACCGAACTCGATTCCGGCGAGCTTTACGTGACCGGAGATCGCAACGACATCACTCTCGACGCCGTGACCGTACTCATCGACGGGGTCGCCGTTGGATCGGCACCCGGGGAGCTGGAATCAAGTCCCGGCCTCCATGAGATCACCTTGCAACGGGAAGGGTTCGACGACTGGACCCGCACGGTAAACATTCGCCCTGACCTCGACCTGACAGTCCGCATGTCCGCTACCGATGCCGAGATCAAGCGCTTCCGCCAGCAATCAGCCTTCCTGGAGAGCCTCCGCACCCAGCGGGTTCTCACCGACGCCGAGGCCGAAAAGATTCGCGGGATCGCCCAGATGTTCTCCCAAAGCGGTTTCCGCTGGGACATCCAGCAAGATATTAAAGTCGACACTGACGAAGCCGTAAAAATTGAGCAGAACAACCGCACTTTGATGGGCGACAACAAAACCGAAGATTAA
- a CDS encoding CsgG/HfaB family protein, protein MKAFLLPSLLSILLVLSAEAQKLSLAVGPVEVNSAVEAKAAEQGSLLQLGRIVESTDSELINSFQQTRRFDIFARSDLSAILAEQNLAQSGNLDPNDPNTAEAFRLAGVKYLVVTTVNDFQDYIEKATFQAIGKTVTKRIIRVGVIAKIYDTTTGKLLESTRVNTDLEDIESDGQYESVKNSDLSESLVSQMSKKVADNVANRVVDVLYPAKIVGVTGKIVMFNRGDGFDISKGDIWLVYAAGDEMIDPDTGESLGSVEAEVGKIRVLEVMPKVTRAEIVEDYGIEKLQVVRPQKSDEN, encoded by the coding sequence ATGAAAGCATTCCTCCTCCCTTCTCTCCTTTCGATTCTCCTCGTCCTCAGCGCCGAGGCTCAAAAACTTTCCCTCGCCGTGGGCCCGGTCGAGGTCAACTCGGCAGTCGAAGCCAAAGCCGCCGAACAAGGGAGTCTCCTCCAGTTGGGCCGGATCGTCGAATCGACCGATTCCGAGCTCATCAATTCCTTTCAGCAGACACGCCGATTTGACATCTTCGCCCGAAGTGACCTCTCGGCCATCCTTGCTGAGCAGAATCTCGCCCAATCCGGCAACCTCGACCCGAACGACCCCAACACCGCCGAAGCCTTCCGCCTCGCGGGGGTCAAGTATCTGGTCGTGACCACGGTGAACGATTTTCAGGACTACATCGAAAAGGCCACTTTTCAAGCCATCGGCAAGACGGTCACCAAACGCATCATCCGTGTCGGCGTCATCGCCAAGATTTACGATACCACCACCGGAAAACTTCTCGAGTCTACCCGCGTCAACACCGACCTCGAGGACATCGAGTCCGACGGCCAATACGAATCGGTCAAGAACAGCGATCTCAGCGAAAGCCTCGTCTCGCAGATGAGCAAAAAGGTCGCCGATAATGTCGCCAACCGCGTCGTCGATGTCCTCTATCCGGCCAAGATTGTCGGGGTTACCGGAAAGATCGTCATGTTCAATCGAGGCGACGGATTCGATATTTCCAAGGGCGACATCTGGCTCGTCTATGCCGCCGGCGATGAGATGATCGACCCGGACACTGGCGAATCCCTCGGATCCGTCGAAGCCGAGGTCGGCAAAATTCGAGTTCTCGAGGTAATGCCCAAGGTCACCCGCGCCGAGATCGTTGAAGACTACGGCATCGAAAAGCTGCAGGTCGTCCGACCGCAGAAGAGCGACGAGAACTGA
- a CDS encoding YcfL family protein encodes MKTFATLTLLASLLFAAGCSTPVNTIDKTNPDATPTVVDSRVDIYDNNLAKRLKLVGVNEAQVGDLLQIQVTMQNIQVKPRSFAYQFQWIRQNGMVVTSPAPIWTPSHVEGGQTVAVSAVAPNPNVVDFRLSLREID; translated from the coding sequence ATGAAAACATTCGCGACTCTTACTCTCCTCGCCTCCCTGCTCTTTGCCGCAGGCTGCAGCACTCCGGTCAACACGATCGACAAGACCAACCCCGATGCCACACCGACCGTGGTCGATAGCCGGGTAGACATCTACGACAACAATCTGGCCAAACGACTCAAACTCGTCGGCGTCAACGAAGCGCAGGTCGGAGACCTCCTTCAGATCCAAGTGACCATGCAGAATATTCAGGTGAAACCCCGCTCGTTTGCCTATCAATTTCAGTGGATTCGCCAGAATGGAATGGTGGTGACCAGCCCCGCCCCCATCTGGACTCCCTCTCACGTCGAAGGCGGTCAAACCGTCGCCGTCTCGGCCGTCGCTCCGAACCCCAATGTCGTCGACTTCCGCCTCAGCCTTCGGGAAATTGACTGA
- a CDS encoding penicillin-binding protein activator LpoB yields MKTISLLLSCGSLALLAGCGGGAKYVDSTGPNTIISVDKIDIQDWSRAADQMVQNLLASGVLDRSERQPAILAVSRIVNNTSEQVDTNLLTKKIRVALNQSGKAVTTTTVGLGGTAEDPLAKDQAAYDSFRSGGDGDPGVQPGYSLSGRLIETYITQGKVKQTTFSFQLSLTEIATGLAVWEDDVDITKQGKKGSVGW; encoded by the coding sequence ATGAAGACCATCTCCCTTCTCCTCTCCTGCGGTTCTCTCGCTCTCCTCGCCGGTTGCGGGGGCGGCGCCAAGTACGTCGACTCCACCGGCCCGAACACCATCATCTCCGTCGATAAGATCGACATTCAGGACTGGAGCCGCGCCGCCGACCAGATGGTCCAGAACCTCCTTGCCTCCGGCGTCCTGGATCGCTCCGAACGCCAACCTGCTATTCTCGCCGTCAGCCGGATCGTCAACAATACTTCCGAGCAGGTCGACACCAACCTCCTGACCAAGAAAATCCGTGTCGCCCTCAACCAAAGCGGCAAAGCCGTCACCACAACCACCGTCGGCCTCGGCGGCACCGCCGAAGATCCCCTGGCCAAAGACCAGGCCGCCTACGACTCCTTCCGCAGTGGCGGAGACGGCGACCCCGGAGTGCAACCCGGTTACTCCCTCTCCGGTCGCCTGATCGAAACCTACATCACTCAGGGCAAAGTCAAGCAAACCACCTTCTCCTTCCAGCTCTCGCTGACCGAGATCGCCACCGGACTCGCCGTCTGGGAAGACGATGTCGACATCACCAAGCAGGGCAAAAAAGGCTCCGTCGGCTGGTAA
- a CDS encoding cation:proton antiporter, with protein sequence MTLLLIFLLLLFGYSLLSKKVEGSYVTAPMIFAGAGLILAFVIDEPVSADKGLTPFLHVAEIALVLLLFCDASKVDLSLLRKEKSLPLRLLGPGMLLTIGLGTLVAVLIFPQLSGWEAALLATILAPTDASLGQVIVNSERVPKKIREALDVEAGLNDGLSVPFLLFFIAIVSVDAGESSSSLPVLMGEQIGYGAIVGIGVGLLGGWLLNVATRMQSMDSIHRPLAVVVLPILAYLLSHHIEGSPFIAAYVAGLVTQKAFPKIQEGSITFTDEWGESLSFAVFFLFGIFAGSPDAGISWLPLLYGILSLAVIRTISTFLALPGTGLSIREKTFLGWFGPRGLASIVLGLVYLEAEAQLPGESTITAVVISTVLLSIFLHGLSARPGIRWIAKKS encoded by the coding sequence GTGACGCTTCTCCTCATCTTTCTCCTTCTCCTTTTTGGATACAGTCTTCTCTCCAAAAAGGTTGAAGGGTCCTACGTCACCGCTCCCATGATCTTTGCGGGGGCCGGGTTAATCCTGGCCTTCGTCATCGACGAGCCCGTATCGGCGGACAAGGGACTCACGCCGTTCCTGCACGTCGCCGAGATCGCTTTGGTCCTGCTCCTCTTTTGCGATGCGTCCAAGGTCGACTTAAGCCTTCTGCGCAAGGAAAAGTCTCTCCCGTTGCGCCTCCTCGGTCCCGGGATGCTCCTCACCATCGGGCTGGGGACCCTGGTCGCCGTTCTCATCTTCCCCCAATTGAGCGGATGGGAAGCCGCCCTCCTCGCAACCATTCTGGCCCCAACCGACGCCAGTCTCGGGCAGGTCATCGTCAACAGTGAACGGGTGCCGAAAAAGATTCGCGAGGCTCTTGATGTCGAAGCGGGCCTCAATGACGGTCTCTCCGTACCATTTCTGCTTTTCTTCATCGCCATCGTCTCTGTCGACGCCGGAGAGAGCTCTTCCTCCCTCCCCGTGCTCATGGGAGAACAGATTGGCTACGGCGCGATTGTCGGAATCGGTGTGGGCCTTCTCGGAGGCTGGCTGCTCAACGTCGCCACTCGAATGCAGTCGATGGACAGCATTCACCGTCCTCTCGCCGTCGTCGTCCTCCCCATCCTCGCCTACCTGCTTTCCCACCACATCGAAGGCAGTCCCTTCATCGCCGCCTACGTCGCCGGGCTCGTCACCCAAAAAGCCTTCCCCAAGATCCAAGAAGGCAGCATTACCTTTACCGACGAATGGGGAGAATCCCTCAGCTTCGCCGTCTTCTTCCTCTTCGGCATCTTTGCCGGTTCTCCCGACGCCGGCATCTCCTGGCTCCCCCTCCTCTACGGCATCCTGAGCCTCGCGGTCATTCGCACCATCTCCACCTTCCTCGCCCTCCCCGGAACCGGACTCTCCATCCGCGAAAAAACCTTCCTCGGCTGGTTCGGTCCCCGCGGTCTGGCCTCCATCGTCCTCGGTCTCGTTTACTTGGAGGCCGAAGCCCAACTCCCCGGTGAGAGCACCATTACCGCCGTCGTCATCAGCACCGTCCTCCTCAGCATCTTCCTTCACGGCCTCAGCGCCCGCCCTGGAATCCGCTGGATCGCCAAGAAGTCGTAA
- a CDS encoding helix-turn-helix domain-containing protein: protein MDKLGENIRRERVAAKLTQEKLSELAGMDITNLQRIESGRYNTKVTTLIRLRKALHVDWEDLLPSEE, encoded by the coding sequence TTGGATAAGCTTGGCGAGAATATCCGGCGGGAGCGGGTTGCTGCAAAATTGACACAGGAGAAGCTTTCCGAATTGGCAGGAATGGATATCACCAACCTTCAGCGCATCGAGTCAGGTCGATATAACACGAAAGTGACTACCTTGATCCGTCTGAGAAAAGCCCTGCACGTGGACTGGGAAGACCTCCTTCCCAGCGAAGAGTAA
- a CDS encoding thrombospondin type 3 repeat-containing protein yields MRIPFFLFLAALCVSSLWSTPPTQPPGESLERSSGLVVYSGSNPGEIMLSWWGYDGHFYFIENSADLHEWTLLKTVELGEAEAITLGFDLAGSPFFWRLRYSDDPEWELLAADLDGDGLSSYQEYDLGSDPFNPDTSGDGVYDGIAYKLELPLIAPEPPDADPEDTTPPAITLFSPGGATFLP; encoded by the coding sequence ATGAGAATTCCGTTTTTTCTGTTTTTGGCGGCGCTATGCGTCAGCAGTCTTTGGTCCACCCCTCCGACACAGCCTCCGGGGGAAAGCCTTGAGCGAAGCTCTGGGCTGGTGGTTTATAGCGGCAGCAATCCCGGTGAAATTATGCTGTCCTGGTGGGGCTACGACGGACATTTTTACTTCATTGAGAACTCCGCCGACCTCCACGAATGGACTTTGCTGAAAACGGTCGAGCTGGGTGAAGCCGAGGCGATTACGCTGGGCTTCGATCTCGCGGGATCGCCTTTCTTCTGGCGACTCCGTTATAGCGATGATCCCGAGTGGGAGTTGTTGGCTGCGGACCTCGACGGAGATGGCTTGTCAAGCTACCAGGAATACGATCTCGGCTCGGACCCATTTAATCCAGACACATCCGGAGACGGAGTTTACGACGGGATTGCCTACAAATTGGAGCTTCCTTTGATCGCACCGGAACCTCCGGATGCGGATCCCGAAGACACGACACCTCCCGCCATCACCCTGTTCAGCCCGGGCGGGGCAACCTTTTTACCGTGA